From the genome of Solanum pennellii chromosome 6, SPENNV200:
GCAGAAGTTAAGATTCTTACTGTCTGCAACATCATTGTGTGAAGTGGGAATAatagaggaactattacctggATCAGAACTAAAAATGCATTCTTTTAAGCATCTAGAAGTACAAGTACAAAGATTTTGAGAAGGTTCAATTAAGCAGAATATAAAGCATTTCGAATAGCAATCCCTAAAAGTAGAAACAGAGGCACTGGACTGCCCTATAAACATCCCAAATGCCATTAACACAAAAACAAAAGcccataatttcatttttcctttaacAACAAAATTTCTTAGCCTATGGAAAAATTATACAACTGTAATAGCCAGTATTCACAAGTGGCATATATAGTAGTAGTAATAGTAGTAAAAGATTGATCATTGTTTTGGTGTTAGCTAAAGTTGCGGTGACATGTGATGGTTTTTTGTCTTTGCCCATGGCAGTTTTTAACTATTAGTATACGATGATCGTACATTTGAAGTTTATGAGTTTATATAACGTCCTCAAGTTAATAGTCAATATGAAATAACAACTGGGTTCCACGATTAATAATTACTTAACTC
Proteins encoded in this window:
- the LOC107022605 gene encoding thionin-like protein 2 — translated: MKLWAFVFVLMAFGMFIGQSSASVSTFRDCYSKCFIFCLIEPSQNLCTCTSRCLKECIFSSDPGNSSSIIPTSHNDVADSKNLNFCKLGCAFSTCSGLSTKHQPNGGKMDDCVGSCSRMCTKNYTIP